The DNA sequence AGTAGTAACCATGAAAAACTTACTTGAATCAGGCGTACATTTCGGCCATCAAGTAAAACGCTGGGATCCGAGAATGAAAAAATACATTTTTTCGGAAAGAAACGGAATTCATATCATCGATTTACAAAAAACAATCGTTGCAATCCGCGAGGCCTACGAAGCTGTCCGCAAAACAACTTCGGAAGGAAAATCGGTCTTGTTCGTAGGAACAAAAAAACAAGCCCAGCAGACAATTCAAAAAGAAGCTGAAAGATGCGGAATGTTCTATATTAACAACCGCTGGCTCGGCGGAATGCTCACAAACTTTTCAACAATCAAAAAGAGCTTGGCACGTCTTAAGAAAATCGAAAAAATGGAAGTTGACGGGACATTCGATAACCTGACAAAAAAAGAAATCGCTTCCTTACAAAAAGAAAAATCAAAGCTCGAAAAAAACTTAGGCGGTATTAAGGAGATGAAGGACCTTCCCGGAATCCTCTTTATTATCGATACCCGAAAAGAAGAAATTGCTATCAGAGAAGCCCGCTCCTTAGGTATTCCCATCATCGCTGTTGTAGACACCAACTGCAACCCCGAGGGTATCGACTATCCGATTCCCGGAAACGATGATGCTATCAGAGCTATTTCGCTTTTTACGGGCGTAATCGCCAATGCCGTTATCGAAGCCGATAACGAGCACGGTCTTAAAATCATCGAAAACCTTCAAGAAGATGAAGAGTCCGGTGATTCCGGTGTTGATCCCTATCAGGACAGAGAAGAAGAAATTACCGATTATTCAAACTACACTCCCAAAGATGAAGCTGCCGGAGATGATGAGGTTGAAGAAGAAAATTCTCTCGTAAGTGATGAGGATTTATACGACGACAAATAAGTAAGACCAAAAAGTTTTTATAGGAGATTCGATAAACATTCCGGCTTGAAATACAAGCCTCCATGTTTATCTTCGAGTTTTGTGCCTTGCACAAAACATCGTTTATTTTATGCAGTTTGTAAACAAACTGCTTGAAAAAACTTTTTTCAGGATTTGATAATCCTTGCAAAAAGTTTTTATAGGAGAAATTTATGGATATTAAAGCATCTGATGTAAAACAATTGCGCGATAAAACCGGTGCGGGTATGATGGAGTGCAAAAAAGCCTTACAGCATTGCAACGGAGACGCTAAAGAGGCTGAAAAATACTTAAAAGAAAAAGGTTTGGCCGCTGTCGAAAAGCGTGCTGACAGAGTAACCAGCGAAGGTATCATCGTTATCAAAAATGATAATAAAAAAGCCGTTATGCTCGAAATGACTTGCGAAACGGACTTTGTTGCAAAAAATGCGGACTTTATCGCTGTCGGAGAAGATATTGCAAAAACGGCCTTTGATAAGGATATTTCTGAAGTTACACAGGAACTCAATGATAAGCTCTTGGATTTGGCTACCCGCGTACGCGAGAATATGAACCTTACACGCTTAATAAGCATAAAAGCCGGTGCAGACGAGTACCTTTCACGCTATATTCACTCCGACAAAAAAACCGGTGTTATTATAGTTTTAAAGTCGGATAAGCCTGAAATCTTTGAAAAGACTGAGGTGCAGGAATTTGCTTATGACTGCTGTTTACATGCAGCCGCCTTTATGCCCCTCTATGTTAAAAAAGAAGATGTAGATGCATCTTATATCAAAGAGCAAGAAGAAATCTTTAAGGGTCAGGTTGCCGAGTTGAATAAGCCGGATAATGTAAAAGAAGGCATTGTTAAGGGAAAAATTTCAAAGCACTTATCCGAAATCTGCTTCCTTGAACAAGCCTTTGTCAAAGATGACAAACTTTCCGTTTCAAAGAAAATGGCCGAAGTCGGAAAAGAAGCAGGCGGCTCTTTAAGCTTGTCAAAGCTGATTATTTTTCAGTTAGGGCTTGGAATGTAAATAAAAACATTTTAATGCTGCGAGGTTTATCCTTGCAGCATTAATTCTTATGTGTTAAAATAAAATATAATCGGAGGCAAATTATGATAGAGGAAGTTAAAAAAAATTGTGAAGAAAAAATGAAAAAAGCGGTTGCCGCATTAAAAGAAGAATTCAATATGCTGAGAACCGGACGGGCATCTTCTGCTCTTTTTGATAAAATAAGAGTAAATTGCTATGGAGAGTCCACTCCTCTTAACCAGCTTGCAAATATTTCTATCCCCGAAGCAAGGCTTGTAGTAATTCAGCCATGGGATAAGGGCTTATTGGTCGAAATCGAAAAGGCTGTTTTACAGGCTGACCTTTCGGTTAATCCCACAAATGACGGAAAGGTTATCCGTATTGCAATTCCGCCGTTGACGGAAGACCGCAGAAAAGACCTTGCAAAAAAGGCAAAGACTATCGCCGAAAATTCGCGGGTTTCAGTGCGTAATATTAGGCGTGACGGAATTGATGAAGCAAAAAAATTACAAAAGGACGGAAAGATAAGCGAAGATCAGTTAAAGACGGCTGAGGACGCTTTCCAAAAATCCACCGATGCTTACATTGCCGAAATAAACAAGGTACTTGAGGCAAAAGAAAAGGAAATAATGGAAAACTAAATGTCCGATGAGCTAAAACATATCGCCATTGTCATGGACGGCAATGGCAGATGGGCAAAAAAAAGAGGACTCCCCCGTTCTATGGGACATAAGGAAGGGCTTAATACGGTCAAAAGGATAACAAAGGCCGTGTCCGATTTAGGAATTCCTTATATAACGCTTTATATATTTTCTACCGAAAACTGGAAAAGAACCGAAACGGAGGTGGGCTTTTTAATGGGGCTTATTAAACAGCATTTAAAAGCCGAGCTTAAATTTTATGCCGATAATAATATACGTATTGAGCACATAGGCAATTTAAGCGGATTACCCCAAGACATTCAAGATGAAATTAATTCTGTAAGAGAGAAAACTTCCGCTTATACGGGAACTGCAATTGTGCTCGGCATAAATTACGGAGCACACGATGAAATTTTAAGAGCAATAAA is a window from the Treponema denticola genome containing:
- a CDS encoding di-trans,poly-cis-decaprenylcistransferase translates to MSDELKHIAIVMDGNGRWAKKRGLPRSMGHKEGLNTVKRITKAVSDLGIPYITLYIFSTENWKRTETEVGFLMGLIKQHLKAELKFYADNNIRIEHIGNLSGLPQDIQDEINSVREKTSAYTGTAIVLGINYGAHDEILRAIKKLNSDELASINEESFSLKLDTGKIPPVDLLIRTGGEKRLSNFLLWQSAYAELYFTDTLWPDWTVEDLYEAIEDYKKRNRRYGNA
- the tsf gene encoding translation elongation factor Ts, with the protein product MDIKASDVKQLRDKTGAGMMECKKALQHCNGDAKEAEKYLKEKGLAAVEKRADRVTSEGIIVIKNDNKKAVMLEMTCETDFVAKNADFIAVGEDIAKTAFDKDISEVTQELNDKLLDLATRVRENMNLTRLISIKAGADEYLSRYIHSDKKTGVIIVLKSDKPEIFEKTEVQEFAYDCCLHAAAFMPLYVKKEDVDASYIKEQEEIFKGQVAELNKPDNVKEGIVKGKISKHLSEICFLEQAFVKDDKLSVSKKMAEVGKEAGGSLSLSKLIIFQLGLGM
- the frr gene encoding ribosome recycling factor; amino-acid sequence: MIEEVKKNCEEKMKKAVAALKEEFNMLRTGRASSALFDKIRVNCYGESTPLNQLANISIPEARLVVIQPWDKGLLVEIEKAVLQADLSVNPTNDGKVIRIAIPPLTEDRRKDLAKKAKTIAENSRVSVRNIRRDGIDEAKKLQKDGKISEDQLKTAEDAFQKSTDAYIAEINKVLEAKEKEIMEN
- the rpsB gene encoding 30S ribosomal protein S2, translating into MAVVTMKNLLESGVHFGHQVKRWDPRMKKYIFSERNGIHIIDLQKTIVAIREAYEAVRKTTSEGKSVLFVGTKKQAQQTIQKEAERCGMFYINNRWLGGMLTNFSTIKKSLARLKKIEKMEVDGTFDNLTKKEIASLQKEKSKLEKNLGGIKEMKDLPGILFIIDTRKEEIAIREARSLGIPIIAVVDTNCNPEGIDYPIPGNDDAIRAISLFTGVIANAVIEADNEHGLKIIENLQEDEESGDSGVDPYQDREEEITDYSNYTPKDEAAGDDEVEEENSLVSDEDLYDDK